CGACCGCCAGGACCTGGACCAGCAGCACGGCCGTGATCAGCGTCGTCTGGTCGAGCCCCAGCTCCTCGGAGCCGTAGATCGACGCCTGGGAGATCACCGTCTGCACGCCGTCGTTGTAGATCAGATAGGCCAGCAGGAAGGAGAGCGTGAGGGGGTGGCGGCGCATGTCGCGCAACGTGGCCATCAGCTGGCGCCAGCCGGTGCCGAGCGCCCCTTCGCCCGCGCGGGCGCCGTCCTTCGTCACCCGCCGGTCGCGGAGCCGGCTCAGGGGTACGAGAGTGAAGGCGCCCCACCAGACACCGGCGGACGCCAGACAGATCCGTACGGCTGTCGACTCCGAGACGCCGAAGGACTCGTGGCCCGTGTAGAGGACCAGGTTCAGTACGAGGACGAAGGCGCCCGAGGTGTAGCCGAAGGCCCAGCCGCGCGAGGACACGGCGTCGCGCTCCTCGGGCGTGGCTATCTGGGGCAGATAGGCGTTGTAGAGCGCCATGGACACCGACAGCGAGGCGTTCGCCACGATCAGCAGGACAACGCCCAGCAGATAGCGGTCGCCGTCCAGGAAGAACATGCCGGCGGTGGCCCCGGCTCCTACATAGGCCGCGACGGCGAGCAGAGGCTTCTTGCGGCCTGTCCGGTCCGCCGCCGCACCGGCGAGCGGCATCAGCAGCACAGCCAGCACGATCGAGACGGACACCGAGTACGCGAAGACCGAACCCGCCCGTACCGGGATGCCCAGCGGATGCACGAAACCGTCGGCGTCGGCGGCGGCCTTCGCGACGGATGTCAGATACGGCCCGAGGAAGACGGTGACGACGCTCGTCGAGTAGACGGAGCACGCGAAGTCGTAGAAGTACCAGCCGCGCTGCTCGCGTATTCGGCCGGTCTCGTCGTCGGTCAGGTCCGCGGTCACCCCGCGCGCCCCCTCATTCGTCCCCGTGGGGAACATCCGAAACCGTCAGTGCCAGACCCCGCGCTCGGTGAACACCGTGCGCAGGGTCTCCAGTTGATCGGTCATGATGCCATCCACGCCGAGGTCCAGGAGCGCGTGCATGTGATCCGCCTCGTTGACCGTCCAGACATGCACCTGCAGCCCCCGGGAGTGCGCCATCCGTACGAAGCGTCTGTCGACCACCGGTATGCCGCTCTGGTGCCGCGGGACCTGCGCGCAGACGGCGCCCTCGCGGACCGGCGCGGGCACCCCGTACGAGCGCAGCCGCAGGCCGAGCACCCCGCGCACGCCGTACGACGTGGCCAGCCGGGGACCCGCCAGCCGGTGCGCCCGCGCGACGCGGGCCTCCGAGAAGGAGCCCACGCACACCCGGTCCCAGCTGTCCGTGCGCCCGATGAGATTGATCAGCGGGTGGAGCGCGGGCTCCGCCTTCATGTCGACATTCCAGCGGGCGTCGGGGAACTCCTCCAGAAGCTCCTCGAAGAGCGGGAGCGGTTCGCCGCCGACCCTGGCCCGCCGCACCTCGCTCCACGGCAGCTCGGAGATCCGGCCGCGCAGATCGGTGACCCGGTCGAGCGTCGAGTCGTGGAACGCGACGAGCCGGCCGTCGGCCGTGGTGTGCACGTCGGTCTCGAAGTAGCGGTAACCGAGCGCGGCGGCGCGCCGGAACGCGGCCGCCGTGTTCTCGATCCCGTCGGCCGCGCCGCCTCGGTGGGCGAACGGGATCGGCGACGGATGGTCCAGATAGGGATGGCGTACGGGAGTCACGGCCGCAGTATGGCCTGCCCGGGGGAACCCCCGGCGACGGCCGTGCCGCCGTCCGCCGTCGGCGGGACGACGAAGACGCGCAGGAAGAACTGCGCGAGCGGCCCGATCGCCAGCGCGTAGGCGATCGTGCCGACCCCGACGGAGCCGCCGAGTACGAAGCCGGTGACGACGACGGCCACCTCTATGCCCGTCCGGACGAGCCGCACCGACCGGCCGGTGAGGCGGTGCAGCCCCGTCATCAGGCCGTCGCGGGGGCCGGGGCCGAAACTGGCGGCGATGTAGAGGCCCGTGGCCACGCCGTTGAGAACGATGCCGGCGATCAGCAGCGGGATCTGTACGGCGAGGCCGCGGCCGTCGGGTACGAGGGCCAGGGCGCCGTCCATCGCGATGCCGACCACGAAGACGTTGGAGACCGTGCCGAGCCCGGGGCGCTGGCGGATCGGGATCCACAGCAGCAGGACGACCGCGCCGACGACGATCGAGACGACGCCCATGGTCAGCCCGGTGCGTTCGGACAGGCCCTGGTGCAGCACACCCCACGGCTCAAGCCCGAGACCGCCCCTGACCAGCAGGGCCGCGCTCACGCCGTACAGGGCAAGACCCGTGTAGAGCTGGAGGAGCCGGCGCGGGAGCCGCTTTCCACGGAGAGCGGGTGTGGTGGGCAAGATGCTGTCCTCCGGAGGTGGAACGAGTGGACCGGGCTGTGCCACTCTGTGGCTGGGTGGTGAGAGTCAACCATGGCCAATTCGGGGAAGGTGGACTGGTTCCAATGACGCAGTGGACTTCGGCGGTCGGAGCGGCTCAGCTCGCGCGACAGCTCAACGCCCAGCAGTCGCGGCCCGCAGGCCCCGGCACCCGTAAACCGCCCGCCTACCGCGCCCTTTCCGACGGCGTGCGGCTGCTCGTCCTCGAAGGCCGGGTGCCGGTCGCCGCCCGGCTGCCCGCCGAACGCGAGCTGGCCCTCGCCCTCTCCGTCAGCCGTACGACGGTCGCCGCCGCCTACGAGGCCCTGCGCGCCGAGGGATTCCTGGAATCACGCAGAGGCGCCGGGAGCTGGACCGCCGTACCGGCCGGGAACCCGCTGCCCGCCCGTGGCCTCGAACCCCTGCCGCCGGACTCCCTCGGCTCCATGATCGACCTCGGCTGCGCCGCCCTGACGGCGCCCGAGCCGTGGCTCACCCGCGCCGTACAGGGCGCGCTGGAGGAGCTGCCGCCGTACGCCCACACCCACGGCGACTACCCGGCGGGACTGCCCGCCCTGCGCCAGACGCTCGCCGACCGCTACACCGCGCGCGGGATCCCGACGATGCCCGAGCAGATCATGGTCACCACCGGCGCCATGGGCGCGATCGACGCGATCTGTCATCTCTTCGCCGGGCGCGGCGAGCGCGTCGCCGTCGAGTCGCCCAGCTACGCGAACATCCTCCAGCTGATGCGCGAGGCGGGCGCCCGGCTCGTCCCCGTCGCCATGGCCGAGGGGCTGGCGGGCTGGGACGTGCCGCGCTGGCGCCAGGTACTGCGGGAGGCCGCGCCCCGGCTCGCCTATGTCGTCGCCGACTTCCACAATCCGACGGGCGCCCTGGCCACCGAGGACCAGCGCAGAGCGCTGGTCGAGGCGGCGCGCTCGGCCGGCACCGTGCTCGTCGCCGACGAGACGATGTCCGAGCTGTATCTGGACGGGGACCGGCCGGGGGAGGAACTGCCGCCGCCCGTCTGTGCCTTCGACCCCGCCGGCAGCACCGTCCTCACGGTCGGCTCCGCCAGCAAGGCCTTCTGGGCGGGCATGCGCATCGGCTGGGTACGGGCCGCGCCCGAGGTGATCCGCTCGCTGGTCTCCGCCCGCGCCTACGCCGACCTCGGCACGCCCGTGCTCGAACAGCTCGCGATCAACTGGCTGATGGGCACCGGTGGCTGGGAGCGCGCGGTCGACATCCGGCGCGCCCAGGCCGGGGAGAACCGCGACGCGCTGGTGGCCGCCGTCCGCAGGGAGCTGCCGAGCTGGGAGTTCGACGTGCCGCGCGGCGGACTGACCCTCTGGGTGCGCACCGGCGGACTGTCGGGCTCGCGGATCGCCGAGCTGGGCGAGCGGGTCGGTGTACGGGTGCCGGGCGGACCGCGCTTCGGCGTCGACGGGGCCTTCGAGGGCTACGTACGGCTGCCGTTCACCGTCGCCGGCCCCGTCGCCGACGAGGCGGCCGTGCGGCTGGCGGCGGCGGCCCGGCTCGTGGAGAGCGGCGCGCGCGCCGGCACGGACGCGCCGCGCACCTTCGTGGCCTGAGCGGCGTGCCCCGCGGCCGGAGGCGGTCAGCCCTCGGCCGGTACGGCGGTGGGCATCGGCGCCGGGCTCTGGCGCTGCTGCCGTGGTTGCGGTTGCGGTTGCGGTTGCGCCTGGGCCGGTGGGCCGGGCTCCGGGTCCGGTGCGGGCGCCTGTTCCGGCCCTGGTTCCGGCGCCCGCGTGGCGGTGGCCGCCGATCCGTCGGCCGGTGTGTGCCGGTCCGGCAGCAGCTCCAGGACCGCCCGCCGGTGCGCGTCGCTCGTGGCGTCGTCGTACGGATCGGGTGTCGCGGGGACCTGGAGCCTGAGCACCGGGCCGGTACCGAGGCGCGCGTAACCCCGGCCGGTGGGGGTCTCCGGCGTGGGGATGGTGTGCGGCGGCGTGCCGAGGACCGATTCCAGCTCCTCGCGCGTGGCGGTGCCCAGCACGACCCGGGCGCGGGTGTGCGTCCGTACGGTCTCGCTGAGCGCGTCCAGGGTCTCGAACTGTTCCGCCACGACCACCGTCACGTTCGCGGCCCTGCCGTGCCGCAGCGGCACCTGGAGCAGCTCCTGCGGATCGGGCCGCCCGTCGGCGACCGCCACATGGGCGAAGGCGCTCGGCCGGTCCAGCAGGAGCCACAGGGGGCGCTTGGTGTCCTCGGGCACCGCGTGACCGGACTGCCGGGCACGGTTGGCGGTGATCAGCCGCCGTTCCGTCTCGTTGGCGGCCCATTCGAGACCGGCCAGCGCGCCCGAGAGTCCGCGCTCCACGGCGAGAACGCCCGCACGCCCGTCGAGGCTCGCGTACTCACCGGTCCCGTTGCCCTCCACGATCACGACGTCGCCGTGCGCGAGCGCCTGGAGAGCGATCGAGCGGAGCAGACTCGTGGTGCCGCTCCCCGGGCGCCCGACGGCGAGCAGATGGGGCTCGGTCGACCGGGCACCCGTACGCCAGAGGACCGGAGGGGCGTCACGGGTCTCGTCGCCCTCCCTGACCGGAACGGTGCGCCGGACCGCGTCGGCGTCGGTGAAGCCGAGCACGGTCTCGCCGGGGGCGGTGACGAAGCGCTGGGCGGCGATGCCGGCGGGAAGCGGGGGCAGCACGCTCATGACGAGCTCGTTGCCCTCCTCGTCCCAGTCGAAGAGGTACTCCCTGCCGCGCCCGGACTTCGCGTACATCAGATGCTCGATCCGTACGCGGGAGGAGTGCTCACCGTCCATGAAGTACGGCGGGTACGACACCCGCAGCCGGGTGAGACGCCCGTCGGCGTCGAACTCGTACTCGTCGAAGGCCTTCTCCCACTCCCCGCCGTGGGCGAAGAGCGGGTCCGGGTCCTCGGGAAGAGAGAAGTACGGCACCAGCGCCTCGTAAAGAGAGCGCAGGCGCTGAAGCTCCGCCTCGTCGGGCCCGGTCCGGGCCGGCGTACGGTCGCGGCCCTGCCAGCCGGCCACCGCCATCACCGAGATGAGGGCGAGCAGTGGTCCGTACGGGACGAGCGCGACCACCAGGACGACGGCCCCCACCAGGAACAGCGCGGGACCACGCCGGTCCTTGGGGGTGGCGGCCCATTTCCGTCGTCCCGCGCCGGCCAGCAGGCGCAGACCACGGGTGATCGTGATCAGCGGATGGAGGACGTCGGTGGCACTGTCGGCGGCCGAGCGGGCCATCACTCGGCTGCGAGCGATGTGAGCGCTGCCGCTGCTCAGAATGCGGGGGAGTGGTCGCCGGGCCACGTCTGTCTCCTGAAGGTGCGGAAGGTGCCGGGGGATGGAAGGCGGTCAGAACTTGATCCCGCCCAGGAGGCCCGCGAGGCTGGCGCCTCCGGCCGTGATGCTCGGGGCGATGGCAGTGCCCGCGAGATAGAAGCCGAAGAGCGCGCAGACGAGCGCGTGGGACGCCTTGAGTCCGTCCTTCCTGAAGAAGAGGAAGACGATGATTCCGAGCAGCACGACGCCTGACATGGACAGGATCATGAGGGGTTCTCCTGGTCGAGGGGGACAGTCACCATGAGTTGTTCCATGCTCACAGTAAGTATCTATGTGATAAAAGGTGCAAGTGAGTGAAATTCATGGAATTTCACTTGACCGGCGGACAGTGCGGCCCCGCGCGCCGCTTGCTACGGCCTCTGTCGCTTCGGAGCGTCCTACGGGGCAGTAATCTGTCGATTCACCCGTACGGCCGCGCGGTTGTACGTCCCAGGTCAGCGGCATGAGAGGCGGTTCACCGATGAGCGAGGCCCCGGACAACGCGGCTCCGGCCGGCGCGACCGAGCAGGGCGCCGCTCCCGACGGTGGGGTTCCGGACGGTGGCGTTCCCGACAGCGACGTCGTCGAACTGGCGACGAAGGTCTTCGACCTCGCGCGCCGCGGCGACACCGAGCCGCTCGCCGCCTACGTCGACGCCGGTGTCCCCGCGAATCTCACCAACGACCGGGGCGACTCCCTGGTCATGCTCGCCGCCTACCACGGCCACGCGCCCACCGTCGCGGCGCTGCTCTCGCGCGGCGCCGATGCCGACCGCGCCAACGACCGCGGGCAGACGCCACTGGCCGGCGCCGTCTTCAAAGGAGAGGACGCCGTGATCCGCGAGCTGCTCGGCGGCGGGGCCGATCCGGCCGCCGGAACACCATCCGCCGTGGATACAGCGCGGATGTTCGGGAAGACGGACCTGCTGGAGCTGTTCGGAGCGCGGTGAAGGTGAGGCGTCGTAAATGTGGTCGCGGTGGCGAAATGGGTGGGTCATCATGACGTCGGGCCCGGAAGGGGCCACCGACGAGAGGCAGAGGAAGATGGTCTACACCAAGCAGAAGACGACGGCCGAGCGATGTTGTCGCGCGGCCTAGGCAGCCTAGGCATCCCCACTCCCCGGTTGCGTCGACAGCTTGATGTGAGGCTCTCCCCATGTTCGATCCAGTCATAGCGCCGAGCGGCACACTGCTCGGCCTGCTGCAAAGGGGGCGCGGCGACGGCACACTGCACGCGCTGGCCGCACCCCGCGCCGAGGCGCTCAACGCCCTCAACCACTGCGTCATGAACGACCCCCGCCACGACTGGCAGGTCGAGAACCGCTCCCTGTACTTCGCGCGTCTCTATCTGGACCTCCACGGAGATCTCGAACCGCTCGAACACCACCTCTTCCGTGCCGAGGACCACTTCGACACCGAGGAGTCACGTACCGGACTCTCCCTCGCCGTACTGGGCCACCTCGCCTCCTACGGAAGGGACGACGCCCTGGCCCTCCTGCGCCGCTACGCCGCGTCGGGATCCAACTGGACCTGGGCGCTCGACGAGCTGGCCCTGCGCGACGACGACGCGGGTCTGCGGTCGCTCGCCCCGCGCATCCTCGCGAGATTCCCCACCACACCCGAGGGCGACGCCGAACTGGCCACCGCCCTCCAGGGCGCCTTCGAGCCCCGGCCCTGGCGGCTGTGGGCCGACGATCCGCGCGAGGCGGTCGCCACCCGCGTCAGGGCCGCGCGGGAACAGGGCTCCTTCGACCGATGGCAGCGGCAGCTGCGGCCGAGCGGACCGCGCCCCGGCTGGAGCGTCCGGGCAGTCTTCGAATGGGCGCAGGACGGCCTCGAACGAGGCACGACCCTGCACGTACCCGCGGCGCGGTGCCTGACCGCCGTCGCCGGACCCGACGACCGCGCCGAGATCGTCGAGGCAGGTCGCAGCGGCCCCGACGGCGCACGCTCCGCGGCGCTGCACTATCTCGCCGAGGCCCGCGATCCCGCCGTGCTCGACCTGATCGAGACCGCGGCGGCCGACCCGTCGGAGAGCCTCGCCGGAGCCGCCGTCGCCGCCTTCGAGCGGATGTGCGGCGAGGCCGCCGTCGACCGGGCGCGCGGCTGGGTGCACCGGCCCGACGCCCTCGGCGCCTCCGCGGCGGGTGTCCTCGCCGCCCGGGGCGGCCCCCAGGACGCCCAACTGGTGCTCGGCGCCCTCCGGGAGGCCGTACGGTCCGACGGGCCCGACACGCCCCGCCTGTGGACCCTCGTGGACGGCACAGGCCGGCTCGGCATCGGCTGCGCGGCGCCCGTCCTGCGCCATGTGTACCGCGAGACCGCCTCCTCACAACTGCGCGGCCGTACGGCCAGGGCGCTGGCGGTCACCGACCCCTCGTTCCCCACGGGATTCGCCGTCGAATGCCTCTGGGACTGCGAGGAGACCACCAGAGAGGTCGCCGCGCGGCACGCGGAGACCGGTGACGTACGAGTGGCCGACAGGCTGCGCCGGCTGGCGGCTGATCCGGCCGAGGAGGCCGAGGTGCAGACCGCCGTACGGAGCCGGATCGGGCCCGACGCGCCCGCCGTCTGAACCGCGCCCCGCCCGGGACGCGCCGGGCGGGGCAGCACCTTTCCGCACGGGTCTCACGGGCGGGTCCCGGGGGTGGCCGGCGGGTTCTACCGGGCAGGTATGGCCGTACGGACTCCACCAGGTGAACCGCCTGGCGCACGCCGGTTGCGATCAGGGGCGCGAACGGCCGTGAGGCCGTCGAAGTTCCGCTCAGGCCCTCGAAACACCAATGCTCACGGGACGTTTTCCACACGGAAAGATCCACGTTGGCGGGACCACCCTCGGTACGGCGAGAACACGGGTATGCGTGTCGTCATCGTCACCGAATCCTTCCCGCCCGATGTGAACGGCGTGGCGCACTGCGCCCTCCAGACCGCCCGGCACCTCGTCGCACGCGGCCATGACCCGCTCGTCATCGCACCGGCCTCGTCGGCAGCCGCTTCGGCGGCTGCCGAGGCCGCATCCCCGTCCCCCTCCGCCTCCTTCTCCCCGTCCCCGCGCACCACCTCTCCCCGCAAGTTCGATTTCGACGCACCATGCCCCGTGGTGCGTATCCCGTCCCTTCCCCTGCCCGGCTATCCCCAGGTACGCGTCGCTCTCCCCAGCCGCCGGGTCGCCGCGACCCTCGCGGCGCACCGGGCGGACGTCGTGCACCTCGCCGGGCCGTTCGTCCTCGGTGTACGCGGCATGGCCGCAGCCGCACGGCTCGGTATCCCCGCCGTCGCCGTCTACCAGACCGACCTCGCCGGCTACGCGCGTACGTACATAAACGCGGGCGAGGCCGCCGCCTGGCGCCGGCTGCGCGCCGTGCACAGCGCGGCGGACCGCACCCTCGCCCCGTCCAGCGCCGCCATGAAGGACCTTGAGGAGCACCGCGTGCCGCGCGTCAGGCTCTGGCCGCGGGGGGTGGACACCGACAGGTTCCGTCCCGAGCTGCGCGACGACGAACTGCGTCGCCGTCTCGCCCCCAACGGCGAGATGATCGTCGGATACGTCGGCAGGCTCGCGCCCGAGAAGCACGTCGAACTCCTGTCCGGTGCCTGCGGGCTGCCCGGCGTCCGTGTCGTGGTCGTCGGGGACGGGCCGAGCGAGCCGTCCCTGCGCGCGACACTCCCCGGCGCCGTATTCCTCGGCCGCAGGACCGGAGACGAACTGGCGAGGATCTTCGCCTCGTTCGACGTCTTCGCGCACACCGGGCCCTACGAGACGTTCTGCCAGACCGTCCAGGAGGCCATGGCCAGCGGCACACCGGTGGTCGCGCCCGCGGCGGGCGGACCGCTCGACCTGGTCGACCACGGCCGCACCGGACTGCTGGTCCCGCCGCACGACGCGCGGGCCGTCACCGGCGCGATCAGGGACCTCCAGGCCGCCCCGGAACTGCGCGCCTCCTACGGACGCACGGCGCGCGCCACGGTCGAGGGCCGTACGTGGGCGGTGGTGGGCGACCAACTGCTCGACCACTACGCAGAGGTACTCGGCGAGCGCACGGCGGTGGTCGCATGAGTGGCACAGGCGACTCCGGCGGCATACGGATCGTACGGCTGGCCAACTTCGTCACCCCGGCCTCCGGCGGCCTCAGGACCGCGCTCCAGGAGCTCGGCACGGGCTACCGGGCCGCCGGGCACGAACCGGTCCTGATCGTCCCGGGCGAGCGCCCGAGCGACGTGGACACGGCACAGGGACGAGTCATCACCCTGGCCGGAGCTGTGCTGCCCGGCACCGGCGGCTACCGCGTACTGACCAGCCGCCGGCGCCTGGGCGCCCTGCTCGAATCCCTCGCCCCGGACCGCCTGGAGGTCTCCGACCGCACCACCCTGCGGTGGACGGGGGAGTGGGCGCGCCGCCGCCGGATCCCCTCCGTCATGGTGTCCCACGAGACGGCCGACGGGGTGCTGCGCACCTGGGGCGTACCGGACTCGGCGGCCGAACGGGCCGCCGACCGGCTCAACCGGCGCAGCGCCTGGGCGTATTCACGGATCGTGTGCACCACCGAGTGGGCCGAGCGCGAGTTCGTCCGGATCGGCGCGCGCAACGTGGTGCGCGCGCCGCTCGGTGTCGATCTGGTGCGCTGCCGGCCGGACCGGCGCCGTGAGGCTCTGCGCGCCAAGTACGCGCGCGGGGCCGACGTCCTGCTGCTGCTCTGCTCACGGCTCTCCGTGGAGAAGCGCCCGGCCGCCGCCATCGACGCCCTCGCGGTGCTCATCGGCCGCGGTGTGCGGGCGTCGCTGGTGGTCGCCGGTGACGGCCCGCTGGCGGGCGCGCTGGCGCGCCGGGCGCGCGAGCGGCAGCTGCCCGTGGAGTTCCTCGGGCACGTGGGCGACCGGGAGGAGCTGGCGCACCTCCAGGCATCCGCGGACATCTGTCTGGCGCCCGGCCCTGCCGAGACGTTCGGCCTGTCCGCGCTCGAAGCCCTCGCCAGTGGCACGCCCGTGGTCTCCAGTGCGACATCGGCTCTCCCGGAGATCCTGGGCCCGGCGGGCTGCACGGCGGCGGACACGCCGAGGGCGTTCGCCGACGCCGTACAGGAACTCCTCGCCCGTCCGGAGGCCGCGCGGCGCGCGGCGGCACGGGCGCGGGCCGAACTCTTCAGCTGGGACCGGGCGGTGGCGGCCTTCCTGGCGGCGCACCAAGCGCCGGTGCTCACGGGACAGGACGCGCCTCCTGCGGAGAAGTCCGTCGTCGCGCCGCAGGGCGGCGGCGGGGCGGCACAGGGCGCTGTCGTGCCGCCTGCGGCGACGGGCCCGTCGGTCGTGGGCGCGGCTGTCGTGGGTACGACCGTGCCGTTCGTGCCCGCCGTCATGCCTGATGCCGTGCCCGCGACATCGGAGTCGCCCCTCGCGGCGTCGTCGGTGCCGTTGGTGCCCTCCGTGCCGTTCGTCCCGCGCCTTCCGGCCGGCAGGTCCGTCACATCCGTCACGTCCATTTCGGCGGGGCCGGTGCTGCCCCCGAACGGGGGTGCTTCATGACCGTGTACGCGAACCCCGGGGCGCCGCCCGGGGCCGCTGTCTCCGCGCGGCCCTCCGTACCGAGGCCGCTGCGGTTCGCCGCCCTCGGTGACTCGCTCACCGCGGGCGTGGGAGACCGCGTGGACGGCGGCTGGCGCGGCTGGGCCGTCCTGCTCGCCGAGGCGCTCGCGCCGGCCGACGGAAACGTCGGCCGGCCGGCCGACCGGCCCGGCGGCCGCAAGGCGAAGGGGGCGGCCGGAGCCGAACCCGCCCCCACCTTCCGCAACTTCGCCACCAGCGGCGCCCTGACCCGCCACGTACGCGAGCAGCAGGCACCCGCCGCGCTCGCGTTCGCGCCCGACATCGCCTCCGTCGTCGTAGGCGTCAACGACACACTCCGCCGGGCCTTCGACATCGTCGCCATCGCCCGCGCCCTCGACGAGGTCTGCGCGGCCCTCACGGCGCGCGGCACGGTCCTGCTCACCGCGTGCCTCCCGGACCCCGGCATCATGCTCGGCCTGCCCGCGCCGCTCGCGAGACCGCTCGCGCGCAGACAGCGCGCGGTCAACGCCCTCGCGCACGAGCTCTCCGCGCGGTACGGCGCGATCCATCTGCACGCCGCCGACCCGGAGTGGGTCGCCGACCGCACCCTGTGGAGCGCAGACCGGCTGCACCCCGGCGAACGCGGCCACCGGATGATCGCCGCGCAGTTCCACGCGATGCTCACCGCGCGCGGCCTGACCCTGGGCCCGCCACCGCCCCAGGAGCCCGAACGGCCGCAGCCCACCCGCACGGAGGCGCTGCTGTGGATGGCGACGGCGGGCGCCGGCTGGATGGTGCGAAGAAGCACCGACCTGCTGCCCGAACTGCTGTGGCTGGCCGGCTCCGAGATGCGGCATCTGGCGCGCGGCACCGCCAACCGTCTCGACGCGCGCGCCGAACACGCGCTCACTCGTGCCCTGACAGCACTGCCGCCGGTCACTCCCCTTGCCAGAATGGGGGAATGACCGGGCCCTGGGAATTCTGGATCGACCGTGGCGGCACCTTCACCGACATCGTGGGGCGGCGGCCCGACGGACGTCTCCTCACCAGGAAGCTGCTCTCGCACAATCCGGAGCAGTACGAGGACGCGGCGGTGGCCGGTATCCGGCTGCTGCTCGGAGTAGCACCGGACGATCCGGTTCCCGCGGACCGGATCGCCCAAGTGAAGATGGGCACCACCGTCGCCACGAACGCGCTGCTGGAGCGCCGTGGCGAGCCGACCGTCCTCCTCATCACCGAGGGCTTCGGCGACGCGCTGCGGATCGCCTACCAGAACCGTCCCCGCCTCTTCGACCGTCATATCGTGCTGCCGGAGGCCGTGTACGAACGCGTCATCGAGGTTCCCGAACGCGTCGACGCGCACGGCGCCACCGTACGGCCGCTGGACACGGAGGCCGTCGCCGCGCGGCTGCGGGAGGCGTACGACGACGGCTTCCGCAGCGCCGCGGTCGTCCTCATGCACGGCTACCGCCACCCCGCCCACGAGAGCGCCGTCGCCGAAGCGGCCCGCGCCGCCGGCTTCACCCAGGTCAGCTGCTCCCACGAAGTCAGCCCGCTGATCAAACTGGTGCCGCGCGGCGACACCACCGTGGTGGACGCCTACCTCTCCCCGATCCTGCGCCGGTACGTCGACGAGATCGCCACCCAACTCCACGGCATCCGGCTGATGTTCATGCAGTCCAACGGAGGGCTGCGCGAAGCCGCCCACTTCCGTGGGA
The nucleotide sequence above comes from Streptomyces sp. NBC_01716. Encoded proteins:
- a CDS encoding MFS transporter; its protein translation is MFPTGTNEGARGVTADLTDDETGRIREQRGWYFYDFACSVYSTSVVTVFLGPYLTSVAKAAADADGFVHPLGIPVRAGSVFAYSVSVSIVLAVLLMPLAGAAADRTGRKKPLLAVAAYVGAGATAGMFFLDGDRYLLGVVLLIVANASLSVSMALYNAYLPQIATPEERDAVSSRGWAFGYTSGAFVLVLNLVLYTGHESFGVSESTAVRICLASAGVWWGAFTLVPLSRLRDRRVTKDGARAGEGALGTGWRQLMATLRDMRRHPLTLSFLLAYLIYNDGVQTVISQASIYGSEELGLDQTTLITAVLLVQVLAVVGALGMGRLARIHGAKRTILASLAVWTVILAAGYFLPAEAPVWFFALAAAIGMVLGGSQALSRSLFSHLVPRGKEAEYFAAYEMSDRGLSWLGPLVFGLAYQVTGSYRDAIVSLVVFFVIGFALLARVPVRRAVAEAGNPVPERI
- a CDS encoding glycerophosphodiester phosphodiesterase family protein, encoding MTPVRHPYLDHPSPIPFAHRGGAADGIENTAAAFRRAAALGYRYFETDVHTTADGRLVAFHDSTLDRVTDLRGRISELPWSEVRRARVGGEPLPLFEELLEEFPDARWNVDMKAEPALHPLINLIGRTDSWDRVCVGSFSEARVARAHRLAGPRLATSYGVRGVLGLRLRSYGVPAPVREGAVCAQVPRHQSGIPVVDRRFVRMAHSRGLQVHVWTVNEADHMHALLDLGVDGIMTDQLETLRTVFTERGVWH
- the yczE gene encoding membrane protein YczE, which translates into the protein MPTTPALRGKRLPRRLLQLYTGLALYGVSAALLVRGGLGLEPWGVLHQGLSERTGLTMGVVSIVVGAVVLLLWIPIRQRPGLGTVSNVFVVGIAMDGALALVPDGRGLAVQIPLLIAGIVLNGVATGLYIAASFGPGPRDGLMTGLHRLTGRSVRLVRTGIEVAVVVTGFVLGGSVGVGTIAYALAIGPLAQFFLRVFVVPPTADGGTAVAGGSPGQAILRP
- a CDS encoding SCO1417 family MocR-like transcription factor → MTQWTSAVGAAQLARQLNAQQSRPAGPGTRKPPAYRALSDGVRLLVLEGRVPVAARLPAERELALALSVSRTTVAAAYEALRAEGFLESRRGAGSWTAVPAGNPLPARGLEPLPPDSLGSMIDLGCAALTAPEPWLTRAVQGALEELPPYAHTHGDYPAGLPALRQTLADRYTARGIPTMPEQIMVTTGAMGAIDAICHLFAGRGERVAVESPSYANILQLMREAGARLVPVAMAEGLAGWDVPRWRQVLREAAPRLAYVVADFHNPTGALATEDQRRALVEAARSAGTVLVADETMSELYLDGDRPGEELPPPVCAFDPAGSTVLTVGSASKAFWAGMRIGWVRAAPEVIRSLVSARAYADLGTPVLEQLAINWLMGTGGWERAVDIRRAQAGENRDALVAAVRRELPSWEFDVPRGGLTLWVRTGGLSGSRIAELGERVGVRVPGGPRFGVDGAFEGYVRLPFTVAGPVADEAAVRLAAAARLVESGARAGTDAPRTFVA
- a CDS encoding ankyrin repeat domain-containing protein → MSEAPDNAAPAGATEQGAAPDGGVPDGGVPDSDVVELATKVFDLARRGDTEPLAAYVDAGVPANLTNDRGDSLVMLAAYHGHAPTVAALLSRGADADRANDRGQTPLAGAVFKGEDAVIRELLGGGADPAAGTPSAVDTARMFGKTDLLELFGAR
- a CDS encoding HEAT repeat domain-containing protein, whose product is MFDPVIAPSGTLLGLLQRGRGDGTLHALAAPRAEALNALNHCVMNDPRHDWQVENRSLYFARLYLDLHGDLEPLEHHLFRAEDHFDTEESRTGLSLAVLGHLASYGRDDALALLRRYAASGSNWTWALDELALRDDDAGLRSLAPRILARFPTTPEGDAELATALQGAFEPRPWRLWADDPREAVATRVRAAREQGSFDRWQRQLRPSGPRPGWSVRAVFEWAQDGLERGTTLHVPAARCLTAVAGPDDRAEIVEAGRSGPDGARSAALHYLAEARDPAVLDLIETAAADPSESLAGAAVAAFERMCGEAAVDRARGWVHRPDALGASAAGVLAARGGPQDAQLVLGALREAVRSDGPDTPRLWTLVDGTGRLGIGCAAPVLRHVYRETASSQLRGRTARALAVTDPSFPTGFAVECLWDCEETTREVAARHAETGDVRVADRLRRLAADPAEEAEVQTAVRSRIGPDAPAV
- a CDS encoding glycosyltransferase family 4 protein; the encoded protein is MRVVIVTESFPPDVNGVAHCALQTARHLVARGHDPLVIAPASSAAASAAAEAASPSPSASFSPSPRTTSPRKFDFDAPCPVVRIPSLPLPGYPQVRVALPSRRVAATLAAHRADVVHLAGPFVLGVRGMAAAARLGIPAVAVYQTDLAGYARTYINAGEAAAWRRLRAVHSAADRTLAPSSAAMKDLEEHRVPRVRLWPRGVDTDRFRPELRDDELRRRLAPNGEMIVGYVGRLAPEKHVELLSGACGLPGVRVVVVGDGPSEPSLRATLPGAVFLGRRTGDELARIFASFDVFAHTGPYETFCQTVQEAMASGTPVVAPAAGGPLDLVDHGRTGLLVPPHDARAVTGAIRDLQAAPELRASYGRTARATVEGRTWAVVGDQLLDHYAEVLGERTAVVA